ATCACCGTGATGCCCATCTTCTACGGCGTGGAACCGAATCATGTGAGGTGGCAGACCGGAGTACTCGCTGAACAGTTTAAGAAACATGGGAGTAGAGAAGATCATGAGAAAGTGCTTAAATGGAGGCAAGCATTGACCAATTTTGCGCAACTCTCCGGCGATTGTTCAGGGTGAAATTTCgtaacttgattttttttttgagttgaatcaaaaagattgaattttttattgtttgatttgaatCGATGctaaagtttggatttttttttttgtctctgtaGTGATGATGACTCGAAGCTGGTGGACAAAATTGCTAACGAGATATCAAACAAGAAGACGATTTATGCAACAATAAACAATGGGAAGAATCTAGTTGGGATTGATACACACATGAAGGAACTAAACCGATTAATGCATATGAATTGCAACAAAGTTACTGTAAGAATGGTTGGGATTTGGGCAAGAGGAGGCGATGGTAGATCAGCTCTAGCTAAATATGTTTATCAGACATCTTGTCAACAGTTTGACAGCCATTGTTTTCTTGGAAACGTGAAAACGATTTCTCAGGGTCGCCACTCAGCGCATCTACACGACGAGTTTCTGAGAAATATTAAAAGAGAAGACTCTAACAAACAATGTCTTAAGAATCAAAAGGTTCTGCTTGTGGCAGACAACGTTACTAAGGTTAAACAGTTAGAAGCTCTTGCAGGGGATTTCAGCAGTTTTGGTCCTGGGAGTGTTGTTATTATCACTACAGACAACAAGGGGTTGTTGAATTCTTATGGTATAACAGATGTCTACGAAGTTGAGCATTTGAAGTTTTGTGGAATCTTACGATCATTGGGCTTTAAAAAGAGAGCTGCTGCGTTCCAGCGGGCTTTGTGTAGAGCAAAGAGTTTTGCCACggaatgtttttgttgtcaaagTAGTAGTATATCTGGTTATGGGAAAGTGACAGATTTAGTTTAATTAAGTTGAATCCCTTATTAGTCATATGCATTAAGTTAAGTAAACTTAATAAGTTGTGTGGCTTAgaaataatattgttttgtctatttttggaGTGGGTTGCTCTTGGGGTGTAGAAAAATGTCACTCTTCATTGGATTAagtaatatacatttttttgttccttagTTTTTAAGACATTTTTTTACATCTGGATGTGCCAGTTGTTTGTAATATACTGTTCTTTCCttatagaaataaatattacacaattttttaaaaaagatttatgTATTTGGGAGGGTTTTTTGATGTTTGGACATGcccaataaaattaaaaattaatacagGAGACACAAAGTCGCTAACTTTCCAAAGTTGGAATCTACATATGtctaaaacagagaagaaaagcttttaaactttttacaTGACGATCCTCCAATAATAGTAATACACTACTACAGTTCAAAGCCACTGACAAGTTTCTCGCTTTTTTCCCTTAATGAGAAACTCTTTTAACCTGCTTTTCTGATTTATGCTCTTTGGGTACGTGGAAGATTTCAATCACAGACTAAcgtaattaaatcatttattgGAAACTGTGAGTCAAGCTGAATAAACTTGATGCAAACGAATagatatgaaagaaattgggttgatcaacaaaaaaacaagccGACAAAAACTGAATCTCATGATATGTTTTCGTCCGTCAGTTTTAACCGTTCGTTTGATCGGATAATCAAAACCAGTAAATGCCAATAATACACACCAGAAAAGTAAGATGATAATTTTTGTTCGTTAgtagtattttattattatcatgctcatcattttcttactttgGCGGCCCATCTTTTCTCTTCCCCTCTTTCTGAGTAGTTTAGTAAAACAGAACCtgacagaaaaaaatagaaaatgccAGGAAACACACACTTAGCAGGAAGACTATGGGAGTCTCTAACCAATGCACATGCTTTATTTAGTTCAACTACTCTCTAGTGGTCTATAAATATCGTTGAGTTCTTTATTTCTATTACTCATCATAGTTCTCAATAGAgagaatcaaaaatcaaaatgtctTCTCCTACTGCGACTAAGTACGACGTCTTTCTGAGTTTCAGAGGACTCGACACTCGTCGCAACTTCATCAGTTTTCTCTACAAAGAACTCGTTCGAAGAAAAATTCGAACTTTCAAAGACGACAAGGAGCTCGAGAATGGCCGGAGGATTTCTCCGGAGCTCAAACGCGCCATCGAGGAGTCGAAATTCGCCGTCGTTGTGGTCTCTGTGAACTACGCTGCGTCTCCTTGGTGTCTCGATGAGCTTGTGAAGATTATGGATTTCGAAAACAAGGGTTCCATCACCGTGATGCCTATCTTCTACGGCGTGGATCCTTGTCATTTGAGGAGGCAGATCGGAGATGTCGCTGAACAGTTTAAGAAGCACGAGgctagagaagaagatcatgagAAAGTAGCTTCGTGGAGACGAGCATTGACCAGTTTAGCGAGTATCTCCGGCGAATGTTCATTGAAATGGTGAAATTTCGTAGCGTTGGTTAGaaagattggatttttatttgatatgtCTCGTTActaaagtttcgatttttattttgttttctctctgtaGGGAAGATGAAGCGAATCTGGTGGACGAAATTGCTGACAAGATATCAAAAAATCTGATGACTGTTACAACAATAAGCAATGGGAGGGACCTAGTTGGGATTGATACACACATGAAGgctcttaacaaaaaattggatttgaaTTCCAACAAAAGTTTGAGAGTGGTTGGGATTTGGGCAAGAGGATACAATGGTAGATCAGCTTTAGCTAAATATGTTTATCAAGACATCTGTCATTGGTTGAAGGTTGGTTGGTTGAAGGTTTATCAAGATATCAAGACAGCTTCCAAACTTTATGTTTTAACTCGTTGGTTGAAGGTTGCACATTTGCTTCATAGATCACATCACTCTTTTAAAACTGAGTAGCCAGCCAATCAATAACCCGAATTTCACTGAGAAATCCCCACATTTGTTATGTTTCCATACTACAAAATCATCTATTGACACCACTAGTTAGCTGTGATCTTATAAAGATGAGTAAGCCAACCAAACCAATAACCCAAATTGGAAAATGTGAGTCAAGCCGAATAAACTTGATGTAATAACCTATTCGTTCTAACTTGaaattgttattaaaatcATCCTTATCAATTAGCCTTTCTCGTCCGTCAATTGACTTAGTTCTAACCATTCGTTTGATCgataatcaaacaaacagttgaatcttcttcaaccaATTAAATTAGACTACGAGTAACTAAATGCCAATACACGAGAAAACTAGACTAAGAGGAGAATTTGTGTTCGTTAATATGTTATCCATACTCATTATCTTATTTTGGCGGCCCATCTATTCTCTTCCCTCTTTCTGAGTAGTTTAGTGAAACAGAAGctgacaagaaaaaatagaaaatgccAGGAAACACACAGTTAGCAGTAGGAAGACTCTTATAGGTCAACTTCTGTAGTGGTAGTGCCTATAAATATCCTtgagttttttatttctatcaCTCATTgagaatcaaaaatcaaaatgtctTCTCATACTGCAACTAAGTATGATGTTTTCCTAAGTTTCAGAGGGCATGACACTCGCCACAACTTCATCAGTTTTCTCTACAAAGAACTGGTTCGAAGGAGCATTCGAACCTTCAAAGACGACAAAGAGCTGGAGAATGGCCAGAGGTTTTCGCCGGAGCTCAAAAGCCCCATCGAGGTGTCAAGATTCGCCGTCGTTGTTGTCTCAGAGAACTATGCTGCGTCTTCTTGGTGTCTCGATGAGCTCGTAACGATCATGGATTTCGAAAAAAAGGGTTCCATCACCGTGATGCCCATCTTCTACGGCGTGGAACCGAATCATGTGAGGTGGCAGACCGGAGTACTCGCTGAACAGTTTAAGAAACATGCGAGTAGAGAAGATCCTGAGAAAGTTCTTAAATGGAGGCAAGCATTGACCAATTTTGCGCAACTCTCCGGCGATTGTTCAGGGTGAAATTTCGTAACTTGGTGataaagattgattttttttagggtttgttaAGATTTGAGTTGAAtcaaaaagattgaatttttttattgtttgatttgaatCGATGctaaagtttggatttttttgttttgtctctgtAGTGATGATGACTCGAAGCTGGTGGACAAAATTGCTAACGAGATATCAAACAAGAAGACGATTTATGCAACAATATGATGAGTCCagacgagaagaagaagaagaaaggagaaggcCCATAAGGACTCGCATGCCCAATCCAAAGTATTCCCAACACTAAGTCATTTTACTTAGTCTCTGTTTTCGATTTAGTTACAATAAGCAAGGAGTCTTCCACGATTACAGTTTCCATCTTTTCCAAGTTTGTAGAAGTTGTTACTCCACGTTTGTTTCCATGTTGTTTCTAGTTGTAAGGAGGTGTACTCCAAGTATTTATAtcaatgaaaaacaaaacaaaaggtagTCTTAACTAACAATCGTTTATCAATTCTAAGAACTAGAattctctttggttttgaagAGGGACCATTACAATAAACAATGGGAAGAATCTAGTTGGGATTGATACACACATGAAGGAACTAATCAGCTCTAGCTAAATATGTTTATCAGACATCTTGTCAACAGTTTGACAGCCATTGTTTTCTTGGAAACGTGAAAACGATTTCTCTACCAAGTGtcgttagctcaattggtaaagaccTTAAGCGAAAGCTTCGCTTAGGGTCGCCGGTTCGAGTGACGCTTGagacgaaactaatattacatgatgtGGTTTCGGGTCTGGGTGGATTACGGGTTTCGTTCAGAACCTCCTggatttcaacaaaaaaaaaaaaaaaaaaaaacgatttctCAGGGTCGCCACTCATCTACACGACGAGTTTTGAGAAATATTAAAAGAGAAGACTCTAACAAACAATGTCTTAAGAATCAAAAGGTTCTGCTTGTGGCAGACGACGTTACTAAGGTTAAACAGTTAGAAGCTCTTGCAGATGATTTCAGCAGTTTTGGTCCTGGGAGTGTTGTTATCATCACTACAGACAACAAGGGGTTGTTGAATTCTTATGGTATAAAAGAAGTCTACGAAGTTGagaatttgaagttttgtgGAATCTTACGATCATTGGGCTTTAAAAAGAGAGCTGCTGCGTTCCAGCGGGCTTTGTGTAGAGCAAATAGTTTTGCCACggaatgtttttgttgtcaaagTAGTAGTATATCTGGTTATGGGAAAGTGACAGATTCAGTTAATTAAGTTTAAATTCCTTAGTCACATGCACTAAGTTAGCTAAACTTAATAAGATGTGTGGCTAGGGGTGTAAAACAAATATCACTCTTCATTAAATTAAGTaatatacacttttttttccttatcaaATCTGTGTTTGAGTTATAACCTAAATGTTTGTTGTGTGTCTCTTTCAAgtctatattttcttaaaaacaaagtttgtaTAATTTCTTGGGATTCCCATGACCATTTGTTCTTTGAATACCCGAATTCTCAAAGGCAGTTTGGTTGTCAAATAAAGATTAcacaatttataaaaaaagatttgtgtaTTTGGGAGGGTTTTTGATGTTTGGACATGcccaataaaattaaaaattaatacagGAGACACAAAGTCGCAAACTTTCCAAAGTTGGAATCTACATATGtctaaaacagagaagaaaagcttttaaactttttacaTGATGATCCTCCAATAATAGTAATAGTGTAATGGTACTATACTACTACAGTTCAAAGCCACTGATTTATGCTTTTTGGGTACGTGGAAGATTTCAATCACAGACAAAcgtaattaaatcatttattgGAAAATGTGAGTCAAGCTGAATAAACTTGATGCACACGAATagatatgaaagaaattgggttgatcaacaaaaaaacaagccGACAAAAACTGAATCTTATGATCTTTTTTCGTCCGTCAGTTTCAACCATTCGTTTGATCGGATAATCAAAACCAGCAAATGCCAATAATACACACCAGAAAAGGTAAGATGATAATTTTTGTTCGTTAgtagtattttattattatcatgctcatcattttcttactttgGCGGCCCATCTTTTCTCTTCCCCTCTTTCTGAGTAGTTTAGCAAAACAGAAgctgacaagaaaaaaatagaacatgCCTGGAAATACACAATTACACCACTTTAGCAGGAAGACTATGGGAGTCTCTAATCAATGCACATGCTTTATTCAGTTCAACTACTCTCTAGTGGTCTATAAATATCCTTGAGTCCTTTATTTCTATTACTCATCATACTTAAGTTCTCAATAGAgagaatcaaaaatcaaaatgactTCTCCTACTGCGACTAAGTATGATGTCTTTCTGAGTTTCAGAGGAGTCGACACTCGTCGCAACTTCATCAGTTTTCTCTACAAAGAATTCGTTCGAAGGAAAATTCGAACTTTCAAAGACGACAAGGAGCTTGAGAATGGCCGGAGGATTTCTCCGGAGCTCAAACGCGCCATCGAGGAGTCGAAATTCGCCGTCGTTGTTGTCTCTGTAAACTACGCTGCGTCTCCTTGGTGTCTCGATGAGCTTGTGAAGATTATGGATTTCGAAAACAAGGGTTCCATCACCGTGATGCCTATCTTCTACGGTGTGGATCCGTGTCATTTGAGGAGGCAGATCGGAGATGTCGCTGAACAGTTTAAGAAGCACGAGgctagagaagaagatcatgagAAAGTTGCTTCGTGGAGACGAGCATTGACCAGTTTGGCTAGTATCTCCGGAGATTGTTCATCCAAATGGTGAAATTTCGTAGCTTTGGTTATaaagattggatttttatttgatttgaatcGTTACTAAAGtttcgttttttattttgttttctctctgtaGTGAAGATGAAGCGAAGCTGGTGGACGAAATTGCTGACAAGATATCAAAAAATCTGATGACTGTTACAACAATAAGCAATGGGAAGAACCTAGTTGGGATTGATACACACATGAAGGCTCTTAACAAAAAACTGGATTTGAATTCCAACAAAAGTTTGAGAGTGGTTGGGATTTGGGCAAGAGGATACAATGGTAGATCAGCTTTAGCTAAATATGTTTATCAAGACATCTGTCACCACTTTGACAGCCATTGTTTCTTGGGAAGCGTGAAAAGGATTTCTCAGGGTCGTCACTTATCGCATCTACACGAAGAGTTTCTGATAAGGATTCAAGGAAGTAAACATAATCTCAAGGACCAAAAGGTTTTGCTTGTGGCTGATGATGTTTATAAGCTTGAACAGTTAGATGCTCTTGCTGAGGATTTCAACGGGTTTGGTCCGGGAAGTGTTGTTATCATCACTACACAAGACAAGCATCTGTTTGTTTCTGCTGGTATAAAGCTTGTCTACGAAGTTGAGCTTTTGAAATTCCAGAAAGTTTGTGAACTCTTCCGACAATTCGCCtttaaaaagagagacatttCTGCTGCGGTCAAGTTGGTTTACTATAGGGCAACAAATTGGTTAGGTTGTCTAAGTGGTAGATCTGGTTAGGGGGGAAGTGTTAAGAATCAATTTTGAAGCTAAATCTCTTTTCATAGGCAAATAGACATTAAGTTAAGGGAATGTGGCTTTGATTAAGTTTGAAGCCTCTCCAAATAACCTTCCGGTTCTCGTTTGGGATACCATCCTATCCttttattactttgttttcctttCCACTCGTGTAAAAGCGAGTTCCTTGGCAAAGAGTTCCGTTTGCTTAATTGTGATTTTGTATCTTTGGTTTAATTAATCTTAAAGGaaattgtgaaaaaaagaagttaatttggttttgaaatatgaatgtttttgttttttttttggagtattttgtttgtaattttgaaTAGACTAACTAATacaatatacaatttttcttttaaagttttgggTTTGATGTTTCCATATGCACAACAAACTTATACCTAACTAAAGTTCATAGCTCAAAGTTGGAATCTAAAATGACTAACAACaagataaaacagagaaagggAAGCTTTTGAAGAGGAAGATCCCAAAAACGTGAAAGCTgtcttcttctgctttctctCACTGACACTGTAGAATTTTTCTGTCtgagaaagacaaaagaatgGGTACAATTTCTCTATCTGTCTGCCAGTATCCTTCGTCCGATTTATGCTTTTTGATACcttgtttgcttctttctcAGGCTTTTACGTCTCATGGACCCGTTTTCATGACTTTTTTTATGGGAACAACAAAGTGGGCTAAAGCCTATAGATGGTAActgaaattaaacaaagaaaaacaaaacaatcagaAAAGGCCCAGCCCAAATAGGGAGAAGGAGGCccaaacagaaaagaaaaacggaGCACAAAATGGTTTTACCGGCGGCAAGAAAACCGGCAAAGTCTCTCGGCCGGAAGCCTAATCTAAAATATTGCACTGCATTGTGTCATTTCATTGAGTTGactttgatattttcttggttACAAGCtgacaaaaataacaaataagaaaatgcg
This sequence is a window from Arabidopsis thaliana chromosome 1 sequence. Protein-coding genes within it:
- a CDS encoding Toll-Interleukin-Resistance (TIR) domain-containing protein (Toll-Interleukin-Resistance (TIR) domain-containing protein; FUNCTIONS IN: transmembrane receptor activity, ATP binding; INVOLVED IN: signal transduction, defense response, apoptosis, innate immune response; LOCATED IN: intrinsic to membrane; CONTAINS InterPro DOMAIN/s: NB-ARC (InterPro:IPR002182), Toll-Interleukin receptor (InterPro:IPR000157); BEST Arabidopsis thaliana protein match is: Toll-Interleukin-Resistance (TIR) domain-containing protein (TAIR:AT1G72900.1); Has 4443 Blast hits to 4310 proteins in 184 species: Archae - 0; Bacteria - 120; Metazoa - 0; Fungi - 0; Plants - 4322; Viruses - 0; Other Eukaryotes - 1 (source: NCBI BLink).); the encoded protein is MSSHTATKYDVFLSFRGHDTRQNFISFLYKELVRRSIRTFKDDKELENGQRISSELKRTIEVSRFAVVVVSETYAASSWCLDELVTIMDFEKKGSITVMPIFYGVEPNHVRWQTGVLAEQFKKHGSREDHEKVLKWRQALTNFAQLSGDCSGDDDSKLVDKIANEISNKKTIYATINNGKNLVGIDTHMKELNRLMHMNCNKVTVRMVGIWARGGDGRSALAKYVYQTSCQQFDSHCFLGNVKTISQGRHSAHLHDEFLRNIKREDSNKQCLKNQKVLLVADNVTKVKQLEALAGDFSSFGPGSVVIITTDNKGLLNSYGITDVYEVEHLKFCGILRSLGFKKRAAAFQRALCRAKSFATECFCCQSSSISGYGKVTDLV
- a CDS encoding Toll-Interleukin-Resistance (TIR) domain family protein (Toll-Interleukin-Resistance (TIR) domain family protein; FUNCTIONS IN: transmembrane receptor activity; INVOLVED IN: response to wounding, defense response; LOCATED IN: intrinsic to membrane; EXPRESSED IN: 19 plant structures; EXPRESSED DURING: 10 growth stages; CONTAINS InterPro DOMAIN/s: Toll-Interleukin receptor (InterPro:IPR000157); BEST Arabidopsis thaliana protein match is: Toll-Interleukin-Resistance (TIR) domain-containing protein (TAIR:AT1G72940.1); Has 1749 Blast hits to 1659 proteins in 68 species: Archae - 0; Bacteria - 41; Metazoa - 0; Fungi - 0; Plants - 1708; Viruses - 0; Other Eukaryotes - 0 (source: NCBI BLink).), which encodes MSSPTATKYDVFLSFRGLDTRRNFISFLYKELVRRKIRTFKDDKELENGRRISPELKRAIEESKFAVVVVSVNYAASPWCLDELVKIMDFENKGSITVMPIFYGVDPCHLRRQIGDVAEQFKKHEAREEDHEKVASWRRALTSLASISGECSLKWEDEANLVDEIADKISKNLMTVTTISNGRDLVGIDTHMKALNKKLDLNSNKSLRVVGIWARGYNGRSALAKYVYQDICHWLKVGWLKVYQDIKTASKLYVLTRWLKVAHLLHRSHHSFKTE
- the TIR gene encoding toll/interleukin-1 receptor-like protein (toll/interleukin-1 receptor-like (TIR); FUNCTIONS IN: transmembrane receptor activity; INVOLVED IN: signal transduction, defense response, innate immune response; LOCATED IN: intrinsic to membrane; CONTAINS InterPro DOMAIN/s: Toll-Interleukin receptor (InterPro:IPR000157); BEST Arabidopsis thaliana protein match is: Toll-Interleukin-Resistance (TIR) domain-containing protein (TAIR:AT1G72910.1); Has 1768 Blast hits to 1683 proteins in 89 species: Archae - 0; Bacteria - 94; Metazoa - 0; Fungi - 0; Plants - 1674; Viruses - 0; Other Eukaryotes - 0 (source: NCBI BLink).) gives rise to the protein MSSHTATKYDVFLSFRGHDTRHNFISFLYKELVRRSIRTFKDDKELENGQRFSPELKSPIEVSRFAVVVVSENYAASSWCLDELVTIMDFEKKGSITVMPIFYGVEPNHVRWQTGVLAEQFKKHASREDPEKVLKWRQALTNFAQLSGDCSGDDDSKLVDKIANEISNKKTIYATI
- the TIR gene encoding toll/interleukin-1 receptor-like protein (toll/interleukin-1 receptor-like (TIR); FUNCTIONS IN: transmembrane receptor activity; INVOLVED IN: signal transduction, defense response, innate immune response; LOCATED IN: intrinsic to membrane; CONTAINS InterPro DOMAIN/s: Toll-Interleukin receptor (InterPro:IPR000157); BEST Arabidopsis thaliana protein match is: Toll-Interleukin-Resistance (TIR) domain-containing protein (TAIR:AT1G72910.1); Has 1753 Blast hits to 1671 proteins in 89 species: Archae - 0; Bacteria - 95; Metazoa - 0; Fungi - 0; Plants - 1658; Viruses - 0; Other Eukaryotes - 0 (source: NCBI BLink).); this translates as MSSHTATKYDVFLSFRGHDTRHNFISFLYKELVRRSIRTFKDDKELENGQRFSPELKSPIEVSRFAVVVVSENYAASSWCLDELVTIMDFEKKGSITVMPIFYGVEPNHVRWQTGVLAEQFKKHASREDPEKVLKWRQALTNFAQLSGDCSG
- a CDS encoding Toll-Interleukin-Resistance (TIR) domain-containing protein (Toll-Interleukin-Resistance (TIR) domain-containing protein; FUNCTIONS IN: transmembrane receptor activity, ATP binding; INVOLVED IN: signal transduction, defense response, apoptosis, innate immune response; LOCATED IN: intrinsic to membrane; EXPRESSED IN: 22 plant structures; EXPRESSED DURING: 13 growth stages; CONTAINS InterPro DOMAIN/s: NB-ARC (InterPro:IPR002182), Toll-Interleukin receptor (InterPro:IPR000157); BEST Arabidopsis thaliana protein match is: Disease resistance protein (TIR-NBS class) (TAIR:AT1G72950.1); Has 4863 Blast hits to 4729 proteins in 156 species: Archae - 0; Bacteria - 30; Metazoa - 0; Fungi - 0; Plants - 4833; Viruses - 0; Other Eukaryotes - 0 (source: NCBI BLink).), which translates into the protein MTSPTATKYDVFLSFRGVDTRRNFISFLYKEFVRRKIRTFKDDKELENGRRISPELKRAIEESKFAVVVVSVNYAASPWCLDELVKIMDFENKGSITVMPIFYGVDPCHLRRQIGDVAEQFKKHEAREEDHEKVASWRRALTSLASISGDCSSKCEDEAKLVDEIADKISKNLMTVTTISNGKNLVGIDTHMKALNKKLDLNSNKSLRVVGIWARGYNGRSALAKYVYQDICHHFDSHCFLGSVKRISQGRHLSHLHEEFLIRIQGSKHNLKDQKVLLVADDVYKLEQLDALAEDFNGFGPGSVVIITTQDKHLFVSAGIKLVYEVELLKFQKVCELFRQFAFKKRDISAAVKLVYYRATNWLGCLSGRSG